From Bradyrhizobium sp. NDS-1, the proteins below share one genomic window:
- a CDS encoding SPASM domain-containing protein: protein MQDFKRCLAHVPAAVDISFSGYSQPWLNPACTEMVEHAYACGHGIRIFTTLAGVDGQDLRRLRALQFRVFLVQVVDDCTSMDSGLVTRNYVDLIRQLVDADISSLLFMVMGEVHPELVGIIPDEALVRLRPPRRRAGSGELEMVKARPPIVGTLTCPDERQYRNVLLPNGDVTFCCKDFERRHVLGNLLRDRYEDLFEGATFRNIADRMNGTDGFLLCRSCEFAEPITSKS, encoded by the coding sequence ATGCAAGATTTCAAGCGATGCCTGGCGCACGTACCAGCAGCTGTCGACATCAGCTTTTCCGGATATTCGCAGCCTTGGCTCAATCCGGCTTGCACCGAAATGGTCGAGCATGCCTACGCGTGCGGCCATGGAATCCGGATTTTCACAACCCTTGCCGGAGTGGACGGGCAGGATCTAAGGCGCTTACGTGCGCTGCAGTTCCGCGTTTTCCTGGTGCAGGTTGTTGATGACTGCACGTCCATGGATAGTGGTCTCGTCACGCGCAACTATGTCGATTTGATACGCCAACTTGTCGACGCCGACATTTCATCACTGCTCTTCATGGTCATGGGCGAGGTTCATCCCGAACTTGTCGGCATCATTCCCGACGAAGCGCTGGTCCGCTTGCGTCCGCCTCGCAGGAGAGCTGGCAGCGGCGAGCTCGAGATGGTTAAAGCACGACCGCCAATCGTTGGAACACTAACGTGTCCCGACGAACGGCAATATCGTAATGTTCTTCTTCCAAACGGCGATGTTACTTTCTGCTGCAAGGATTTTGAGCGACGACACGTCTTGGGCAACCTCCTCCGCGACAGGTACGAGGATCTCTTCGAAGGGGCGACTTTTCGCAACATTGCCGATCGCATGAACGGAACGGACGGCTTTCTGCTTTGTCGATCGTGTGAATTCGCTGAACCAATAACGTCCAAGAGCTGA